CGGGAATAATAGCAGTGTAGGTCTTGAAGATGAAGAAGATGCCAATGATACAAGTGATACTACTGATACATCCACAGACTCTCATGACAGCCCAAACACGACAGATCAAGATGGCAATGACACAAGTGATACAGGTACATCCACTGACTCTCATGACGGCCCAAACGTGACAGATCAAGATGTTATGGACATGAATAACACGAATATGCCTACCCAGAGTCAGGGTACCTCAGACGAGCAAGATGAAGAAGTTGAAAAGATCAGCAGCACAAGTGCTAAAAGTGGCGACAGCTCAGACGCACAAGATGAAGCCCCTGTGGATATAAGCTGTAGGAACGGAATCTCTCAGAGCAATCCAGGCATGGAAGATGATGATATGGAAGATACCAGCTGCAAAGATGCAACTCTTCAAGACCATCACATTCCAGATATGCAATCTCAGGAGCCCAAGGCCATTAGCGGCACGATCTCACCTATTCAAGGCCTCAACAGCCCGAATATGCTAGTTCAAGATTGCAAGAAGACTGGCTATATAGGTTTTCCTATTCATGTTCATGGCGGTTTCAATGAGCGAACTGACGACTTGAAGGACATGTGCTACCCGAGTGCCTCAACTGGACATGACAATGAAAACGAGATGAATGGCATGATTCTTGATCAAAGAGAGACTGATAATATCACAATGATACCCTCTGATAGTACTTTGAGCAGACAAAGCAATGTGAAAGGTCCTGAACTAAAAGGGcctgcagaatgccagaaagaaTTATGGCAGCCAGCAAGCCCTGTGGATTCCTTGTACCACCCTCCGGGGAATGGTCTGTACGCACAATCAGGTGCCCTGCAGCTTAAACATCATCCCTCTGGAGGGCCAGCAACTTGTATGGTTGACTTAATCAGTGTTCCTGCTGCACAAGCGACGAGCAATTCAGCATCTCTGTTGCAACCATGCACCAACCAGCTAAGCAGTGAGCAGCTCCTAAATGGCGCAAAGGGTGTCGGAATGGTCCCCTCATATTCCCTGGGACACGTGAATGGCATAAAACAGTCTATGGGCTTGCATTCCATGACAAACGGACACCTAGCTCAATCTGGTCTGGCCCAGGAGCAGATGCAGTTGCTTGGTGAGAGGCACAGCGGACTTTACTCGCAGCAAGTTGAGAACAACATCAACATGTATTCCAGTGCAACGCTCTGTACTCAGAACAGCTTCCCTATGGTTGAGCCGCAAAGTTTTGCTGGTCACGTGCCTGCGGATCAAGGTCGTAGCTGGTTCCCTGATGAGGACCAACCATCACATAATAATTGGTCTGGAATGGGGGGATCAAACGGCGTCGTTTTAGGCCAGGATCTGCCTGGCGGGGACGGGAGCCTTCTGAGTGTCCTGTCCCAGTACAAGCAGCAGGTGTCTTCACGCCCGTTGGGCTCGGACCAGCAGCTCGTTGGAGGAAGGAGGAATCTAGTTCCTCCTCATGGTGCTGAGGGTATGGCTGGAAATATACTTGCCCCAGCCCCAGATATGTATGGTTACACCCACCAGAATAATGTGGCAAGCAGCCAGGTAGATGGCAACCTGCAATGGGCACATCCacatccttcttcctcctctgcttgctTCAGGCAGTTTGGTGGAGCAGGCCCCTGGTCAAGATAGCTACCTACTCTACCTTTTTATAGAAGAAGGCATTTGTATAGGCTGTCCAATTTATTGATTCCGAGATTGCGGGAGGGGCGGTTTTGTTAGATTTGAGGCATGATTTGTTTGTGTACATAGTGATGGGATGTGGCGAGGTGTAGATATGCAGAGTTGCGGCGcagagaagaaagagaatgaatgaatgaataagggcttcttcccttgagtgcAACTCCATTTGAGGTTTAGATTAGAAGAATGTTTCTTCTCTCTTGTTGGAATTTACAGAATAAGGAGTAGCTTGTTTTGTAGTGTCAATGTGACATGGTGAATTCAAGAATTTGACTTCATTTAGTCGTACAATTTTGTCGCTGTACTTCATTTAGCTACAATTTTCTAGTGTCAATGTGACATGGTGAATATCAGATCTGTTGCAATGCCTTTGGTTGTGATTCAAACTGCTATGCGAAAACATGTCTTAGCTTCATATGCAGCGCCGCTACCTGATTTGAATATTTGGAAAGAGAGTTCCAAAATTTATGCCATGTGACACGCATATGACTTAATATTTTATTAGTCATGTTCTAATTGAACACTTTCCATTTATGATATGATTAAAGGAGAAGATTGTTCTTTTACCAAACATATGCAGATCAAATCACGTCTTGTAATAAGAAGAAAACTTATTATGGTTGAAAATTTGAGTAGGTCATATGAGTTCTCTCCGGAAAATGGTCTTGCTTATGTAGCCTGTATCAAGAAATCAACACATATCTCCATCTAGGCTTGGCTGCGTTGTCCCACTCTTTTTTTATTAAACTAACTAAATAAAACACCACCCACTTTAATTTAATATAGATAAAATAGAGGAAGGTTACAATTGCATTCAATGGTTCCTTCAGCCAATCATGAGTCACAAACAAGCTTGCTAACCTAGCTAGTTCGCAAGCTACCTTATTTGCTTCTCTACTACTGTATTACAGTGTTTAAA
Above is a window of Triticum dicoccoides isolate Atlit2015 ecotype Zavitan chromosome 5B, WEW_v2.0, whole genome shotgun sequence DNA encoding:
- the LOC119313059 gene encoding uncharacterized protein LOC119313059 isoform X1 yields the protein MSAGQPRKRPPNAPPPNHHQHQQQHRSSKRARPEQPPRSPLLTLSSHIHLRWDDRSRRALPADDQIGIPWRHLAPFIDSPPRARTLALADVAPVPRRIFSLADIPLLGGVLSYQVWDACLTEADRRFLARFLPAGSDAEEAVQDLLTGENHHFGNPLLTWSSALCSGDLHPDALLNKEQQIRADKKAYHAQLKNYHSDMTDTVTRWRDKWLTCDNPKSLFRDNLAKQRRGDRQSSGENVIFSNAPKNAIPMKVVRNGDVTKYMSYIKVSRAQHELVKGMKQSGDGIQTRHLVGVIGDIDNFHVKPYETLMEDEKQKLHDHWVILSCKELPAAFKARREEKLIAEKLRRSLCLEIAERNISEVEKAEQLGVRTAEVGQDGAYRNGGTSDRQEELVEHSPQDVPQSGNNSSVGLEDEEDANDTSDTTDTSTDSHDSPNTTDQDGNDTSDTGTSTDSHDGPNVTDQDVMDMNNTNMPTQSQGTSDEQDEEVEKISSTSAKSGDSSDAQDEAPVDISCRNGISQSNPGMEDDDMEDTSCKDATLQDHHIPDMQSQEPKAISGTISPIQGLNSPNMLVQDCKKTGYIGFPIHVHGGFNERTDDLKDMCYPSASTGHDNENEMNGMILDQRETDNITMIPSDSTLSRQSNVKGPELKGPAECQKELWQPASPVDSLYHPPGNGLYAQSGALQLKHHPSGGPATCMVDLISVPAAQATSNSASLLQPCTNQLSSEQLLNGAKGVGMVPSYSLGHVNGIKQSMGLHSMTNGHLAQSGLAQEQMQLLGERHSGLYSQQVENNINMYSSATLCTQNSFPMVEPQSFAGHVPADQGRSWFPDEDQPSHNNWSGMGGSNGVVLGQDLPGGDGSLLSVLSQYKQQVSSRPLGSDQQLVGGRRNLVPPHGAEGMAGNILAPAPDMYGYTHQNNVASSQVDGNLQWAHPHPSSSSACFRQFGGAGPWSR